The proteins below come from a single Dinghuibacter silviterrae genomic window:
- a CDS encoding SMP-30/gluconolactonase/LRE family protein, whose translation MYRTIVFAALALIVSSCNSIPLIQKGPKEAHLFESKDFTAPNLFTNNIEGPGVYHDSLFVVNLEHDGTIAYVDTGGKAQVYLNLPQGSTGNCIRFDARGNMYIADFTGHNVLVVDRAKKVSVFCHNPQFNQPNDLVVSRYGYILASDPSWRDSTGQVWRIEPDGKYYLLQQNMGTTNGICLSPDEKTLYVNESVQKKVWAYDIDTLGNVMNKRLFTSFNDYGLDGMHCDKKGNLYISRYGKGVIAIFSPEGELLREVPLNGKNCSNLIFGGPDGRTVYVTLQDRKDMERFRTDVAGAGW comes from the coding sequence ATGTACCGGACAATAGTTTTTGCAGCCTTGGCTTTGATCGTTTCGTCTTGCAACTCCATTCCCCTCATCCAAAAAGGCCCCAAAGAGGCACACCTCTTTGAGTCCAAAGATTTCACCGCACCCAACCTGTTTACAAACAATATAGAAGGACCCGGAGTCTACCACGACAGCCTGTTTGTCGTCAACCTCGAACACGACGGAACCATTGCTTATGTGGATACCGGGGGCAAAGCCCAGGTCTACCTCAACCTTCCCCAGGGAAGCACCGGGAATTGCATCCGTTTCGACGCCAGGGGGAATATGTACATCGCCGATTTCACGGGACACAATGTCCTTGTGGTGGACCGCGCCAAAAAGGTCAGCGTGTTTTGCCACAACCCCCAGTTCAACCAGCCCAATGATCTCGTGGTCAGCCGGTATGGCTATATCCTGGCTTCCGATCCCAGCTGGAGGGATTCCACCGGCCAGGTTTGGCGGATAGAACCCGACGGGAAATACTACCTCCTCCAACAAAACATGGGCACCACCAACGGGATCTGTCTGAGCCCGGATGAAAAGACGTTATACGTCAACGAAAGCGTCCAGAAAAAGGTGTGGGCGTACGACATCGACACCCTGGGGAACGTGATGAACAAACGGCTTTTCACGTCCTTTAACGACTATGGCCTGGACGGGATGCACTGTGATAAGAAAGGGAACCTCTACATTTCGAGATACGGCAAGGGCGTGATCGCCATCTTCTCCCCGGAAGGCGAGCTCCTCCGGGAGGTGCCGCTCAATGGGAAGAATTGCAGCAACCTCATATTCGGAGGGCCGGACGGGCGTACCGTGTACGTGACCCTTCAGGACCGGAAGGACATGGAACGTTTCCGCACAGATGTAGCAGGCGCGGGCTGGTAA
- a CDS encoding GNAT family N-acetyltransferase, with translation MRYPGKDIGLRIRRATPDDVPLLAAMGRKTFYEAFKDANTEENMTLFLDSQFRESVIAAEMEETDAVFFLTYHGDEPIGFTKVRTGHEPPELGPAPGATAAAAPGASDAPDPRVLRALEIERIYVLKQHQDKKAGSFMMAHNIAYAKAQGFTLVWLGVWEHNTSAIRFYERHGFTPFGSHIFIVGTDPQKDILMKKNI, from the coding sequence TTGCGATACCCCGGCAAGGATATTGGTTTGCGCATCCGGAGGGCCACCCCCGATGACGTACCGTTGCTGGCTGCCATGGGCCGGAAGACTTTCTACGAAGCATTCAAAGACGCCAATACGGAAGAAAACATGACCCTTTTCCTGGACAGTCAGTTCCGGGAAAGCGTGATTGCCGCGGAGATGGAAGAGACGGACGCCGTCTTTTTCCTAACCTATCACGGGGACGAACCCATCGGGTTCACCAAAGTCCGTACGGGCCACGAGCCGCCGGAGCTGGGCCCCGCCCCAGGCGCGACCGCCGCCGCTGCCCCAGGCGCGAGCGACGCCCCCGATCCCCGCGTATTGCGCGCCTTGGAGATAGAGCGCATTTATGTGCTAAAACAGCATCAGGATAAAAAGGCCGGCAGCTTTATGATGGCCCACAATATCGCCTACGCGAAGGCGCAGGGTTTTACCCTTGTGTGGCTCGGCGTATGGGAGCATAATACAAGCGCCATCCGTTTTTACGAGCGTCACGGGTTCACGCCCTTCGGGTCGCATATTTTTATCGTGGGCACCGATCCGCAAAAAGATATATTGATGAAGAAAAATATATGA
- a CDS encoding circularly permuted type 2 ATP-grasp protein: MSLDHLLQEYRCPDGIWDEMCGVDHIREHYQKVFSSLRQLDVNALVQKDRLAAELFMNQGITFTVYSDNQGIERIFPFDIIPRIIPGSEWDHIESGIGQRLKALNLFLKDVYHEQNIIRDRIIPAGLVASCPHYTREAFGIKVPHDIYVHISGIDLIRGQDGRFLVLEDNLRTPSGVSYMLENREVTKRIFPHLLTDSHVRRVSNYPLLLHEILLQLAPTQVSDPTIVLLTPGVFNSAYYEHTFLARQMGISLVEGRDLTVDNHKVYMKTTNGLERVHVIYRRIDDEFLDPLVFRPDSALGVPGLMSAYRKGNVAIVNAIGNGVADDKAVYAYVPDMIRYYLNEEPILPNVPTYQLSDPDARAYVFDHIQGMVVKRTNQSGGYGMVMGNKVTDGEWAKARLEIEKESRNFIAQPIIPLSTVPCFIDGEFRPRHVDLRPYALYGPQGVKIVPGGLTRVALKEGSLVVNSSQGGGSKDTWVTDQFGTHA; this comes from the coding sequence ATGAGTTTGGATCATTTGCTCCAGGAATATCGATGTCCCGATGGGATTTGGGATGAAATGTGCGGTGTCGATCATATAAGGGAGCACTATCAAAAGGTGTTTTCTTCGCTTCGGCAGCTGGACGTAAATGCGTTGGTTCAAAAGGACCGGCTGGCTGCTGAACTTTTCATGAACCAGGGGATCACCTTTACCGTGTACAGCGACAACCAGGGAATCGAACGTATTTTTCCCTTTGACATCATACCCCGGATCATCCCCGGTTCGGAATGGGACCATATTGAAAGCGGTATCGGGCAACGGCTAAAAGCCCTCAACCTTTTTTTAAAAGACGTTTATCACGAACAAAACATTATCCGGGACCGGATCATTCCGGCAGGGCTCGTTGCATCCTGTCCGCACTATACCCGGGAGGCCTTTGGGATCAAAGTGCCCCACGATATCTACGTTCATATTTCGGGAATCGACCTGATCCGTGGACAGGACGGCCGCTTTCTTGTCCTCGAAGACAACCTTCGGACGCCCTCCGGGGTGAGCTATATGCTCGAAAACCGGGAAGTGACCAAGCGCATCTTCCCCCACCTGCTGACGGACAGCCACGTCCGCCGGGTGAGTAACTATCCCTTGCTCCTCCACGAAATCCTTCTCCAGCTCGCCCCCACCCAGGTCTCGGACCCGACGATCGTTCTGCTGACACCCGGTGTTTTCAACTCCGCTTACTATGAACATACCTTCCTGGCGCGGCAAATGGGGATCTCCCTGGTGGAAGGAAGGGACCTCACGGTCGACAACCACAAGGTCTATATGAAGACCACCAACGGTCTTGAAAGGGTCCACGTCATTTACCGGCGCATCGACGACGAGTTCCTGGATCCCCTGGTCTTCCGGCCGGACAGTGCCCTGGGCGTACCCGGGCTGATGAGTGCCTACCGGAAGGGGAATGTCGCTATTGTCAATGCCATTGGGAACGGGGTGGCCGATGACAAGGCGGTGTACGCCTATGTTCCGGATATGATCCGGTATTACCTGAACGAAGAACCGATCCTGCCCAATGTTCCCACCTATCAGCTCAGCGATCCCGACGCGAGGGCGTATGTCTTTGACCATATCCAGGGGATGGTGGTCAAGCGGACAAACCAGTCCGGGGGGTACGGCATGGTGATGGGCAACAAGGTAACAGACGGGGAATGGGCGAAAGCCCGGTTGGAAATCGAAAAGGAATCCCGGAACTTTATCGCCCAACCCATCATCCCGCTCTCTACGGTTCCGTGTTTTATCGACGGAGAATTCCGGCCCCGCCACGTCGACCTGAGGCCGTATGCGTTATACGGGCCCCAGGGGGTGAAGATCGTCCCCGGCGGCCTGACCCGCGTGGCCCTGAAGGAAGGCTCGCTCGTCGTCAACAGCTCCCAGGGCGGTGGCAGCAAGGATACATGGGTAACGGATCAATTTGGAACGCATGCTTAG
- a CDS encoding alpha-E domain-containing protein, with amino-acid sequence MLSRIADALFWLNRYMERADGLLRVASVHYTLSMDKDVNGKMTWQPLLELFTKATGEEIVRLENDTEGVLKRLLTDTGNSNSLRVIVTRARENARGVQDHITKEVWEAVNSIYHLAEGKGLEDQLTSYGALNVMEQFARHCVLYTGITDITMPRGVGWNFMNMGKYLERSLETLALTDKQFQLIGYDLEDPRDIMQWRYLLLSLSGYELHLKNYRSAHYARNVLHQVLFNEQFPHSLLYALTRLERHLKNVVKENRSGESDALLRHFGRLHAKVRYMDMDNINGRILQEFFAELRLELLQFSKRLSQHFFSYS; translated from the coding sequence ATGCTTAGTAGAATCGCAGACGCATTATTCTGGTTAAACCGCTATATGGAAAGGGCCGACGGCCTTCTGCGCGTGGCCTCCGTGCACTACACGCTGTCGATGGACAAGGATGTGAACGGCAAGATGACCTGGCAGCCCCTGTTGGAGCTTTTTACAAAAGCCACGGGTGAGGAGATCGTCCGCCTGGAAAACGACACGGAGGGCGTCCTCAAACGGCTCCTGACGGATACCGGCAACTCCAATTCCTTAAGGGTCATCGTCACCCGGGCCCGGGAAAACGCCCGCGGCGTCCAGGACCATATCACCAAAGAGGTATGGGAAGCCGTCAATTCCATTTATCACCTGGCGGAAGGGAAAGGGTTGGAGGACCAATTGACCAGCTACGGTGCCCTGAATGTGATGGAACAGTTCGCCCGTCACTGCGTCCTGTATACCGGCATCACCGATATCACCATGCCGAGGGGCGTGGGCTGGAATTTTATGAATATGGGCAAGTACCTGGAGCGAAGCCTCGAAACCCTTGCCCTTACTGACAAACAATTCCAGCTCATCGGGTACGACCTGGAGGATCCCCGGGACATCATGCAATGGCGTTATCTTCTGCTCTCCCTGTCCGGGTATGAGCTCCACCTGAAAAACTACCGGAGCGCTCACTATGCACGCAATGTCCTCCACCAGGTGCTCTTTAACGAGCAATTTCCGCATTCCCTGTTGTATGCCCTCACCCGGTTGGAACGCCACCTCAAAAATGTGGTAAAGGAAAACCGTTCCGGTGAGAGCGACGCCCTTTTGAGGCATTTCGGGCGACTACACGCCAAGGTCCGGTACATGGATATGGACAATATAAATGGTCGTATTTTGCAGGAATTCTTTGCAGAGCTCCGGTTGGAGCTGTTGCAGTTCAGCAAACGATTGAGCCAGCACTTTTTCTCTTATAGCTAG
- a CDS encoding transglutaminase family protein, whose translation MPTFRIVHITRYEYDRPVRESLNEIRIYPYPCPDQEVLQHDLHITTQPDVHVFSDYWGNKTGVFNVLPPHQLLVIESRLLVRTTASSQLTLNFHSTFEQLEAEMEHQLQLLELANPDLLSSAGAIAGLARTLLQPGRSVAAVVEACSEYIYKNFKYIKGITDVETTVDEILEKGAGVCQDFAHLMLQILRSCRIPSRYVSGYICPNKNGMRGEGATHAWVEAWIPAHGWAGIDPTNNIWVTNKHVKLSVGRNFDDCSPIRGAFKGPARQTLSVFVSIGYEDGKVSEELNNIHQHSTSGEPPEGTLEGSFAGQQ comes from the coding sequence ATGCCCACGTTCAGGATAGTGCACATTACGAGATATGAATACGACAGACCGGTCAGGGAAAGCTTGAACGAGATCCGGATCTATCCCTATCCGTGCCCCGACCAGGAAGTGCTCCAACACGACCTGCACATCACGACCCAGCCCGACGTCCATGTATTCAGTGACTACTGGGGGAACAAAACAGGCGTGTTCAACGTGCTTCCGCCCCACCAGTTGCTGGTCATAGAAAGCCGGCTCCTGGTACGCACGACCGCTTCTTCCCAGCTGACGCTCAATTTCCACTCTACTTTTGAACAGTTGGAAGCCGAGATGGAACACCAGCTCCAACTGCTCGAACTGGCCAACCCCGACCTCCTCTCCTCCGCCGGTGCCATCGCCGGGCTCGCCCGCACCCTCTTGCAACCCGGTCGCAGCGTAGCCGCCGTGGTGGAAGCCTGTAGCGAGTATATCTACAAAAACTTCAAATACATCAAGGGGATCACCGACGTCGAAACCACCGTCGACGAGATCCTCGAAAAGGGCGCGGGTGTTTGCCAGGACTTTGCCCACCTCATGCTCCAGATCCTGAGGTCCTGCCGCATCCCCTCCCGCTATGTCAGCGGCTATATCTGCCCCAACAAAAACGGCATGCGGGGGGAAGGCGCCACCCACGCCTGGGTCGAAGCCTGGATACCCGCCCACGGCTGGGCAGGGATAGACCCGACCAACAATATCTGGGTCACCAACAAGCACGTCAAACTCTCGGTCGGCAGGAACTTTGACGATTGCAGCCCCATCCGCGGCGCCTTCAAGGGCCCCGCCCGCCAGACACTATCCGTTTTCGTATCCATCGGCTATGAGGATGGAAAGGTCTCCGAGGAGCTGAACAATATCCACCAGCACAGCACCTCTGGGGAGCCCCCGGAAGGAACCCTGGAGGGGAGCTTTGCGGGGCAGCAATAG
- a CDS encoding M1 family metallopeptidase, producing the protein MRRSLLLLSLTAAVCAHAQYKPSALFAPEFYTGRGTLQHSANGAPGPAYWQNRVDYHLAAIIDTSAKTLTGTETIDYTNNSPDSLDCVWLQLEQNTYKPDARSNYATPFHPSPDQHTTGYAFDEVTIGQTGAKADYIVADTRMQIRLKKPLAPKGGKISLHIRYRYQIPGDFGGRTDYTVTQNGTIFEIAQWYPRMSVYDDSRGWNNLPFLGPGEFYLEYGDIDYSITVPWDMIVAGSGELLNPGDVLTPAQVSRLAAARASDKTVMIRSVAEVGDPASRPVRSGTLTWKFRMKNTRDVAFGASRAYVWDAARVNLPEGKKSLAMSVYPVESQGDQAWGRATEYLKKSMEYFSEKWFVYPYPVAVNEAGIAGGMEYPGIVFDGITDKGKELYWVTAHEIGHNWFPMIVGSDERRYGWMDEGFNTFIDVYASDNFNHGEYAPKRDAEYAEHGGNPADEILPILSDTNAPVIMTTADGVPEKYRHSMVYFKPAFGLVLLREQILGPDRFDYAFREYIRHWAYKHPKPDDFFRSMENNAGEDLAWFWREWFFHNWTLDLSLKDAHYDAAKGTSVTVVNLSRMALPCKLVATSASGASVTLSLPVETWVQQSQVTLTLPGSFTTITLDPDHVIPDMDRSNNTIQVPN; encoded by the coding sequence ATGAGAAGATCCCTCCTCCTGTTGTCGCTGACCGCGGCAGTATGCGCTCATGCACAATACAAACCCTCCGCCCTTTTCGCTCCCGAGTTCTATACCGGGCGGGGTACGCTTCAACACAGCGCGAACGGCGCACCGGGCCCAGCCTATTGGCAGAACCGGGTGGACTACCACCTCGCCGCCATCATCGACACCTCGGCCAAGACCCTGACGGGCACCGAGACGATCGACTATACCAACAACAGCCCGGATTCCCTGGATTGTGTCTGGCTGCAACTCGAACAAAATACCTACAAGCCCGACGCCCGGTCGAACTATGCCACCCCTTTCCATCCCAGTCCGGATCAACACACCACCGGCTACGCCTTTGACGAGGTGACCATCGGCCAGACCGGCGCAAAAGCGGATTATATCGTTGCGGATACGCGCATGCAGATCCGGTTGAAAAAACCCCTGGCACCCAAAGGGGGTAAGATCAGCCTGCACATCCGCTACCGTTACCAGATCCCGGGTGACTTCGGGGGCCGGACGGACTATACGGTCACCCAGAACGGCACCATTTTCGAGATCGCCCAATGGTATCCCCGCATGAGTGTGTACGACGACTCCAGGGGATGGAACAACCTGCCCTTCTTAGGTCCTGGCGAATTTTATCTCGAATATGGGGACATCGACTATAGCATAACCGTTCCCTGGGATATGATCGTTGCAGGTTCGGGTGAGCTGCTCAACCCCGGCGATGTGCTGACCCCCGCGCAGGTGAGCCGCCTGGCTGCCGCCCGCGCCAGCGATAAAACCGTCATGATCCGTTCGGTGGCCGAAGTGGGAGACCCCGCTTCCCGCCCGGTCCGTAGCGGGACCCTGACCTGGAAGTTCCGGATGAAGAATACCCGCGACGTAGCCTTTGGAGCGTCGCGCGCCTATGTCTGGGACGCCGCCCGTGTCAACCTGCCCGAGGGCAAAAAATCCCTGGCTATGTCCGTCTACCCGGTCGAAAGCCAAGGTGATCAAGCCTGGGGAAGGGCGACCGAATACCTCAAAAAGTCCATGGAGTACTTCTCGGAAAAGTGGTTCGTTTATCCTTACCCCGTGGCCGTCAACGAAGCGGGTATCGCCGGCGGTATGGAATACCCGGGGATCGTTTTTGACGGGATCACCGACAAGGGCAAGGAGTTGTACTGGGTAACCGCGCATGAAATCGGGCACAACTGGTTCCCCATGATCGTGGGTTCGGACGAACGTCGCTACGGCTGGATGGACGAAGGTTTCAACACCTTCATCGACGTCTATGCCTCCGACAATTTTAACCATGGAGAATACGCCCCCAAACGCGACGCCGAATACGCCGAACACGGCGGTAACCCGGCCGACGAAATCCTTCCCATCCTCTCGGACACCAATGCTCCCGTCATCATGACCACCGCCGACGGCGTGCCCGAAAAGTACCGGCATTCCATGGTCTATTTCAAGCCGGCCTTTGGTCTCGTCCTGCTCCGCGAACAGATCCTGGGCCCCGACCGTTTTGACTATGCCTTCCGGGAATATATCCGTCACTGGGCCTACAAACATCCCAAACCCGACGACTTTTTCCGCTCCATGGAAAACAACGCGGGCGAAGACCTGGCCTGGTTCTGGCGCGAATGGTTCTTCCACAACTGGACCCTCGACCTGTCTTTGAAAGACGCCCACTACGACGCCGCCAAGGGCACATCGGTCACCGTTGTGAACCTCAGTCGCATGGCGCTACCCTGCAAACTTGTCGCCACCAGCGCTTCCGGCGCCTCGGTCACCCTCTCCCTCCCGGTGGAAACCTGGGTCCAGCAATCCCAGGTGACGCTCACGCTCCCCGGTTCCTTTACCACCATCACCTTAGACCCTGATCACGTCATCCCGGACATGGACCGCTCCAACAATACGATCCAAGTCCCCAACTAA
- a CDS encoding M28 family metallopeptidase, translated as MRRLPFLLFGVLLLGACQTTDTSFDAPAGLDSFNRDSLVRHIQVLASDSLQGRKPFSAAEPKVLDYISSTFQRLGLEPGNGNSYLQDVPLVEITPMGDPTLKIQSAKGSFELHNMDDYVFATQNTDSLITLDNTPVVFAGFGIVAPEYHWNDYAGLDVKGKAVLVLVNDPGFYDSTLFKGHRMTYYGRWTYKYEEAARQGAKACIIIHNTAAASYPFHVVQNSRGSSNLYLDKRGTSDDHCAIDGWVTGPAAARMLAAAGKDTTLLETAHHAGFKGEPLDLRLSTKVHVKSVYNTSKNVIAKITGTKYPDEYIIYTAHWDHLGIGKPDEKGDSIYNGALDNASGTAALLEIARAFKGLKNPPQRTIVFISVTAEEQGLLGSAYYAQHPIYPLNKTVAEVNMDVISPHEKTNDVVITGAGQSDLEDILAEEAKRQGRYVAPEPRPEAGGYFRSDHFNFAKAGVPALDAASGIDVVGKGKAYGQQLEDEYTAKHYHQPSDEYDPNWTFEGGLQHVALLFQVGKRLAYSRVWPRWKDGSEFRVIRERSLGDSTSSSSSSGK; from the coding sequence ATGCGACGACTCCCATTTCTTCTCTTCGGTGTCCTGCTCCTGGGTGCCTGCCAGACCACAGACACGTCCTTTGACGCCCCGGCCGGTCTGGATTCTTTCAACAGGGACAGCCTGGTCCGCCACATCCAGGTCCTGGCCTCCGACTCCCTCCAGGGCAGAAAGCCCTTCTCCGCCGCCGAGCCAAAAGTGCTGGATTATATCAGCAGCACCTTTCAACGCCTGGGGTTGGAACCGGGTAACGGCAACAGCTATCTCCAGGATGTCCCCCTGGTGGAGATCACCCCCATGGGCGACCCCACCCTGAAGATCCAATCCGCCAAGGGTTCTTTCGAGTTACACAATATGGACGACTATGTTTTTGCCACCCAAAACACCGACTCCCTGATCACCCTGGACAATACGCCCGTGGTCTTTGCCGGTTTTGGTATCGTCGCCCCCGAATACCACTGGAACGACTACGCCGGTCTGGACGTCAAAGGCAAGGCGGTACTCGTCCTGGTCAACGACCCCGGTTTTTACGATTCCACGCTTTTCAAGGGTCACCGCATGACCTATTACGGCCGCTGGACCTACAAATACGAGGAAGCCGCGCGCCAGGGCGCCAAGGCCTGTATCATCATCCACAACACGGCAGCCGCCTCCTATCCCTTTCACGTCGTCCAAAACAGCCGCGGTTCCTCCAACCTCTACCTCGACAAAAGAGGAACGAGCGACGACCACTGCGCGATCGACGGCTGGGTTACCGGTCCCGCCGCCGCCCGGATGCTCGCCGCCGCCGGCAAGGACACCACCCTGCTGGAAACCGCTCACCATGCGGGTTTCAAAGGTGAACCCCTCGACCTTCGTTTGTCTACAAAGGTCCACGTGAAGTCGGTCTACAATACCTCCAAAAACGTCATCGCGAAGATCACCGGTACCAAGTACCCCGACGAATACATCATTTACACCGCCCACTGGGATCACCTCGGGATTGGAAAACCCGATGAGAAAGGAGACTCCATCTACAACGGCGCCCTCGACAACGCCAGCGGCACCGCCGCCCTCCTGGAAATAGCCCGCGCCTTCAAGGGCCTTAAGAACCCGCCCCAACGGACCATCGTCTTCATTTCCGTTACCGCTGAAGAACAGGGTCTCCTCGGCTCCGCCTACTATGCCCAGCACCCCATCTATCCCCTCAACAAAACGGTGGCCGAAGTCAACATGGACGTGATCAGTCCGCACGAAAAAACAAACGACGTCGTCATCACCGGCGCGGGCCAGTCCGACCTCGAAGACATCCTCGCCGAGGAAGCCAAACGCCAGGGCCGATACGTCGCCCCGGAACCCCGCCCAGAAGCAGGAGGCTATTTCCGCTCGGACCACTTCAACTTTGCCAAGGCAGGCGTACCCGCCCTCGACGCCGCCTCCGGTATCGACGTCGTCGGCAAAGGCAAAGCCTACGGCCAACAACTCGAAGACGAATACACCGCCAAACACTACCACCAACCCTCCGACGAGTACGATCCCAACTGGACCTTCGAAGGCGGTCTCCAACACGTCGCCCTCCTCTTCCAGGTCGGCAAGCGCCTCGCCTACTCCCGCGTGTGGCCCCGCTGGAAGGATGGCTCCGAGTTCCGGGTGATCCGCGAACGTAGTCTCGGGGACTCCACTTCTTCTTCCTCCTCTTCCGGTAAATAA
- a CDS encoding TonB-dependent receptor has product MRNFFLLFLLIYTSGYSQSILQGRVMDEKSSEPLENAVVRTDAGQTALTDPQGHFQLHVAPGADSVTVSFIGYVSQKVAATGKLLEVHLVHGNVDLRAVTIQGLPNNATFSTISNIDVNMHALNSAQDLMRLVPGLSLMQHQGGGIADHIFFRGFDADHGTDVSVSVDDMPLNLVSHAHGQGFSDLHFLIPELVSGLEYGKGPYYADHGDFTTAGYLAFKTADVLDRSEVKVEAGAFNTGRLVAAVNLLGHQPNQGAYIAAEGFYTDGPYDYAERMNRGNLFGKYILQVSPRTQLKVTLSTFNSLWRSSGEIPSRAVSEGLISRWGYIDSAQGGNTARTTAIARLTTQLTPALTLENQVYYAHYFFDLNYDQTFFAEDSVNGDQLRQRESRDLYGYNGKLARHAYFRNNTELTSSAGLGFQMNRVHESELSHTKDYNDVLDYLQHGGIHEWTTNAYLDEQYRMGKWLFDAGVRVDFLHFSYQDLLAPVQPAVGKTVASPKLNVQYTANDRTQLYLRLGKGFHSNDARVVAENRGLEDLPSAYGADLGINWKPLPRLYLNAALWFLYLQQEFTYNGDDGTFSPGDKTRREGVDLSARYEFTRWLYADLDMIYCRARDIQAPKGQNYLPLSIPFYGSGGVYIKLPCGWNGGWSARYTPQRPANGDNSLVARGYFLNDLTANYTRRKYEVGLEIQNLFNATWRDAQYEVVSRLKNEPAPVDDVSFTPGMPFFAKLKFAVFLP; this is encoded by the coding sequence ATGAGAAACTTTTTCCTACTTTTCCTTCTAATTTATACATCCGGTTATAGTCAATCGATCCTCCAGGGCAGGGTCATGGACGAGAAGTCCAGCGAACCGCTTGAAAATGCGGTCGTACGTACGGACGCCGGGCAAACCGCCCTCACCGATCCCCAGGGGCATTTCCAGCTGCATGTCGCGCCCGGGGCGGACTCCGTGACGGTTTCCTTTATCGGATATGTGTCCCAAAAGGTGGCAGCAACGGGCAAACTTTTAGAGGTCCACCTGGTGCACGGCAACGTCGACCTGCGGGCGGTGACGATACAGGGGTTGCCCAATAACGCCACTTTTTCCACCATCAGTAACATCGACGTGAACATGCACGCCCTCAATTCCGCCCAGGACCTGATGCGGCTGGTGCCGGGGCTTTCACTGATGCAACACCAGGGTGGGGGTATCGCGGATCATATTTTTTTCCGGGGATTTGACGCCGATCATGGGACCGACGTGAGTGTGTCGGTGGACGACATGCCGCTCAACCTCGTGTCTCACGCGCACGGCCAGGGTTTTTCGGACCTCCACTTCCTCATCCCGGAACTGGTGAGCGGTCTTGAATACGGTAAGGGTCCTTACTATGCCGACCACGGAGACTTCACGACGGCGGGCTACCTGGCCTTTAAAACAGCGGATGTGCTGGATCGAAGCGAGGTGAAGGTGGAGGCGGGTGCCTTTAATACAGGCCGTTTGGTGGCGGCGGTAAACCTGTTGGGGCACCAGCCGAACCAGGGCGCATACATCGCCGCGGAAGGTTTTTACACGGATGGACCCTACGATTACGCCGAGCGGATGAACCGGGGGAACCTCTTTGGCAAATACATCCTCCAGGTGTCACCCCGCACCCAGCTAAAGGTTACCCTATCCACCTTTAACAGTCTTTGGCGTTCCTCCGGGGAGATCCCGTCCCGGGCGGTGTCCGAAGGCCTGATCAGCCGCTGGGGCTATATCGATAGCGCCCAGGGGGGAAACACCGCGCGCACCACGGCGATCGCCCGGCTGACGACACAGCTTACGCCCGCCCTGACGCTGGAAAACCAGGTGTATTATGCCCACTATTTTTTCGACCTGAACTACGACCAGACATTTTTTGCGGAGGACAGCGTCAACGGAGACCAGTTGCGGCAACGGGAGTCGAGGGACCTCTACGGGTATAACGGAAAGCTGGCGCGCCATGCGTATTTCCGGAACAACACGGAGCTGACCTCCAGCGCCGGTCTGGGCTTCCAGATGAACCGTGTCCACGAAAGCGAACTCAGCCATACAAAGGATTATAACGACGTCCTGGATTACCTGCAACACGGCGGTATACACGAATGGACGACGAACGCCTACCTGGATGAACAATACCGCATGGGCAAGTGGCTTTTTGACGCCGGTGTGCGGGTGGACTTCTTACATTTCTCGTACCAGGACCTTTTGGCGCCGGTCCAACCCGCCGTGGGCAAAACCGTGGCCAGTCCAAAGCTGAATGTGCAATACACGGCAAACGACCGCACCCAGTTGTACCTACGGCTGGGGAAAGGCTTTCATTCGAACGACGCCAGGGTCGTTGCGGAAAACCGCGGCCTGGAAGACCTGCCTTCTGCGTACGGAGCCGACCTGGGGATCAACTGGAAACCCCTGCCGCGCCTATACCTCAATGCGGCGCTATGGTTCCTTTATCTTCAGCAGGAATTCACCTATAACGGGGACGACGGCACCTTTAGCCCGGGGGACAAGACCCGCCGGGAAGGCGTGGATTTGTCCGCCCGGTATGAGTTCACCCGCTGGTTGTATGCGGATCTGGACATGATCTATTGCCGGGCCAGGGACATACAGGCGCCCAAAGGGCAGAACTATCTTCCCCTATCCATCCCCTTTTACGGGTCTGGGGGGGTGTATATCAAACTGCCCTGTGGATGGAACGGCGGCTGGAGCGCCCGGTATACGCCCCAACGACCCGCCAACGGAGACAATTCGCTCGTCGCCCGGGGCTATTTCCTAAACGACCTGACGGCCAACTATACCCGCCGCAAATACGAGGTGGGGCTGGAGATCCAGAACCTTTTTAACGCCACCTGGAGGGACGCGCAGTACGAGGTCGTGTCCCGGTTAAAAAACGAGCCTGCGCCGGTGGATGACGTGAGTTTTACCCCGGGCATGCCGTTTTTTGCAAAGCTGAAGTTCGCTGTGTTTTTACCCTAA